One Pseudomonas abieticivorans genomic region harbors:
- the fliO gene encoding flagellar biosynthetic protein FliO — MNSPDSLLGLALLGKTAFAFALVVASILFCGWLAKRLGPQRVRPGQHLRLVSSTSLGQRERVVIVQVQDKWLVLGVTAQQVSALSELPAPALPEPAQPLPPRFADRLATALKQRLQHDRDAS, encoded by the coding sequence ATGAACAGCCCCGACAGCCTGCTTGGCCTGGCCTTGCTAGGCAAGACGGCATTCGCCTTTGCCCTGGTGGTGGCCAGCATCCTGTTTTGTGGCTGGCTGGCCAAACGTCTCGGCCCGCAGCGGGTGCGGCCCGGCCAGCACCTTCGGTTGGTGAGCAGTACCTCGCTGGGCCAGCGCGAGCGCGTGGTTATCGTGCAGGTACAGGACAAATGGCTGGTGTTAGGCGTTACTGCGCAACAGGTCAGCGCCCTGAGTGAACTGCCGGCACCGGCCCTGCCTGAGCCGGCCCAGCCCTTGCCACCGCGCTTTGCCGATCGCCTGGCCACGGCCCTGAAACAGCGGCTGCAGCACGACCGGGACGCCTCATGA
- the fliP gene encoding flagellar type III secretion system pore protein FliP (The bacterial flagellar biogenesis protein FliP forms a type III secretion system (T3SS)-type pore required for flagellar assembly.), with protein MKTRLTPARWLALAPLLITLLLGLTGTAHAQGQGLAAFTSAPLADGSQQWSLSLQTLVMLSSMAFLPALLLMMTGFTRIIIVLGLLRTAIGTTSAPPNQVLLGLALFLTFFVMSPVLNKAYTTAWVPFSQNQIGMEQLLDTGSQPFRSFMLAQTRQTDLALYARIAQVDDLEGPEQVPMRILMPAFVTSELKTAFQIGFSIFVPFLIIDLIVASVLMALGMMMVPPATISLPFKLMLFVLVDGWQLLLGSLAQSFYP; from the coding sequence ATGAAAACGCGCCTTACGCCCGCCCGCTGGCTCGCCCTGGCACCGCTGCTGATCACCCTGCTGCTGGGCCTGACCGGCACCGCGCACGCCCAGGGCCAAGGCCTGGCTGCTTTCACCAGCGCACCCCTGGCCGACGGCAGCCAACAATGGTCGCTGAGCCTGCAAACCTTAGTGATGCTCAGCTCGATGGCATTCTTGCCAGCCCTGCTGCTGATGATGACCGGCTTCACCCGCATCATCATCGTGCTGGGCCTGCTGCGCACCGCGATCGGTACCACCTCGGCACCACCCAACCAGGTGCTGCTGGGGCTTGCGCTGTTCCTGACGTTCTTCGTGATGTCGCCGGTGCTGAATAAGGCCTACACCACTGCCTGGGTACCCTTCTCGCAAAACCAGATTGGCATGGAGCAGTTGCTCGACACCGGCAGCCAGCCGTTCCGCAGTTTCATGCTGGCGCAGACCCGGCAAACCGACTTGGCGCTGTACGCACGTATCGCCCAGGTCGACGACCTGGAAGGCCCCGAGCAGGTGCCCATGCGCATCCTGATGCCGGCCTTTGTCACCAGCGAATTGAAAACCGCATTCCAGATCGGCTTCAGCATTTTCGTGCCGTTCCTGATCATCGACCTGATCGTCGCGAGCGTGCTGATGGCCCTGGGCATGATGATGGTGCCGCCGGCGACCATCTCCCTGCCGTTCAAGCTGATGCTGTTCGTGCTGGTGGACGGCTGGCAACTGCTGCTGGGCTCCCTGGCCCAAAGCTTCTACCCCTGA
- the fliR gene encoding flagellar biosynthetic protein FliR: MLAISSGELQHWLAMFFWPLCRIAAFLMSDPLLGHTSIPNTVKISFAVLLSVLLAPVLPPMPDVAVASWESLGIVVEQLLIGASLGMVMRVTLAAVEMAGEICGMQMGLAFASFYSAESNTNTMVLSRLLSMTTLLMFLALDGHLLVLQLLASTFQTLPIGNLRFDPSSWQMVARYGSHIFLTGLLLALPMVAALLMINLAMGILNRAAPQLTVFAVGFPVTLSTGLVLLMALTGHLGHFIGLLLNESLHFMQMLVEHMIAPT; this comes from the coding sequence GTGCTGGCGATCAGTTCGGGCGAGTTGCAGCATTGGCTGGCGATGTTCTTCTGGCCGCTGTGCCGCATCGCGGCGTTTTTGATGAGCGACCCGCTGCTGGGCCATACCAGCATTCCCAACACGGTGAAAATCAGCTTCGCAGTGCTGCTCAGCGTCTTGCTGGCCCCCGTGTTGCCGCCTATGCCGGACGTGGCGGTGGCCTCTTGGGAAAGCCTGGGCATTGTCGTGGAACAGCTGTTGATTGGCGCCAGCTTGGGCATGGTAATGCGCGTGACCCTGGCCGCCGTGGAGATGGCCGGGGAAATCTGCGGCATGCAGATGGGCCTGGCCTTCGCCAGCTTCTACTCGGCCGAAAGCAACACCAATACCATGGTGCTGTCACGCTTGCTGAGCATGACCACTTTGCTGATGTTCCTGGCTTTGGACGGCCACCTGCTGGTATTGCAGTTGCTGGCCAGCACCTTCCAGACCTTGCCCATCGGCAACCTGCGTTTCGACCCCTCGTCCTGGCAGATGGTCGCTCGCTACGGCAGTCACATATTCCTCACCGGCCTGTTGCTAGCGCTGCCCATGGTCGCCGCGCTGCTGATGATCAACCTGGCCATGGGCATCCTTAACCGCGCCGCGCCCCAACTCACGGTATTCGCCGTGGGCTTCCCGGTCACCCTGAGCACTGGCCTGGTGCTGCTGATGGCGCTGACCGGGCACCTGGGCCACTTTATCGGCCTGCTGCTCAACGAGTCGCTGCACTTCATGCAAATGCTGGTCGAGCACATGATCGCGCCGACCTGA
- the flgL gene encoding flagellar hook-associated protein FlgL has product MRISTSTVYTTGLNNMLTQESAYLDASNVVSSGKRVVNPSDDSSAASQAVAVQQASALNDQYADTRSTVSSSLATEETTLDSISDAIVSAKTLLIQAGDGTLSDEDRASIATSLQGIYDTLVSLSNTTDSSGNYIFSGYQTQSQAFTEDADGNVVYQGDDNVVSQQVSATTSMATGDNGATVFMSVGSSAGFLATAASDNTGTVTFDGPDITDTSDANYGTGFTLTFAVDDDGVATYSIDGGDAVAYESGDTLEINGLSLTLEGAPADGDSISVSAAADAEPNLFTTLANVIAALNTPTSDDDTAAAALANTLSTSSRELDNALDNVLTVRTSVGTRMNELDVLDTVGDSMALTYATRLSDLTDADYTESVSTYTSLQVALQAAQQTFASVQDMSLFDYI; this is encoded by the coding sequence ATGCGCATCAGTACCTCGACGGTGTACACCACTGGCCTGAACAACATGCTCACCCAGGAGAGCGCCTACCTGGACGCCAGCAACGTGGTGTCCAGTGGCAAGCGGGTGGTTAACCCCTCGGACGACTCCTCGGCAGCGTCCCAGGCCGTGGCAGTGCAGCAGGCCTCGGCGCTCAACGATCAATACGCCGACACCCGCAGCACGGTCAGCAGTTCGCTGGCCACCGAAGAAACCACCCTGGACAGCATCAGTGACGCCATCGTCAGTGCCAAGACCCTGCTGATCCAGGCGGGCGACGGCACCCTCAGCGATGAAGACCGGGCATCCATCGCCACTTCGCTGCAAGGGATCTACGACACCCTGGTGTCGCTGAGCAACACCACCGACAGCAGCGGCAATTACATCTTTTCCGGTTACCAGACCCAGAGCCAGGCCTTCACCGAGGACGCCGACGGCAACGTCGTCTACCAGGGTGATGACAACGTGGTGAGCCAGCAGGTCAGCGCAACCACTAGCATGGCCACGGGCGACAACGGCGCCACGGTGTTCATGAGCGTGGGCAGTTCGGCCGGCTTCCTGGCCACGGCCGCCAGCGACAACACCGGCACCGTGACCTTCGATGGCCCGGACATCACCGACACCAGCGACGCCAACTATGGCACCGGGTTCACCCTGACCTTTGCCGTGGACGACGATGGCGTGGCCACCTACAGCATCGATGGCGGCGATGCAGTTGCCTACGAGTCGGGCGATACCCTGGAAATCAACGGCCTGTCGCTGACCCTGGAAGGCGCGCCGGCAGACGGTGACAGCATCAGCGTGAGTGCCGCCGCCGACGCCGAGCCCAACCTGTTCACCACCCTGGCCAACGTCATCGCGGCGCTCAACACGCCCACCTCGGACGACGACACGGCTGCCGCCGCCTTGGCCAACACCCTGTCCACCAGCAGCCGCGAACTGGATAACGCCTTGGACAACGTTCTGACCGTGCGCACTTCGGTGGGCACGCGCATGAACGAGTTGGATGTGCTGGACACGGTGGGCGACTCCATGGCGCTGACGTACGCCACGCGGCTGTCGGACCTGACCGACGCCGACTACACCGAGTCGGTATCCACCTACACCTCGCTGCAAGTGGCACTGCAGGCGGCCCAGCAAACCTTCGCCAGCGTTCAGGACATGAGCCTGTTCGACTACATCTGA
- the flgJ gene encoding flagellar assembly peptidoglycan hydrolase FlgJ — translation MSLASSTDGFALDVQGLDALKRSAHKDSAAGIKEASKQFEALFLQMMLKSMRAAIPKSSMDQDSQTSLYTEMLDQQWAQSLAGRGMGLADQLSGALGANKAAIAEAAPQAPKDSPFGGLTINTRQAYQAWKRREMPGEAVERAAHVDDFVARMRGPAQRVAQNSGIPAELILAQAALETDWGRRQITTASGADSHNLFGIKAGGQWRGATTEVLTTEYDQGQAHKQRESFRAYPSYDAAFADYARLIGNNDNYAGVLAAPNPLQAARALQQGGYATDPHYADKLISVMATIGPLRDEIQTARLQENR, via the coding sequence ATGAGCCTGGCGAGCAGCACCGACGGCTTCGCCCTGGATGTGCAAGGCCTGGACGCCCTCAAGCGCAGCGCACACAAGGACTCGGCCGCCGGTATCAAGGAGGCATCCAAGCAGTTCGAGGCGCTGTTCTTGCAGATGATGCTCAAGAGCATGCGTGCGGCCATCCCCAAGTCGAGCATGGACCAGGACTCGCAAACCAGCCTGTACACCGAAATGCTCGACCAGCAGTGGGCCCAGAGCCTGGCGGGCCGGGGCATGGGCTTGGCCGACCAGTTGAGCGGTGCCTTGGGCGCCAACAAGGCCGCGATTGCCGAGGCCGCCCCGCAAGCGCCGAAGGATTCGCCTTTCGGCGGCCTGACGATCAATACCCGCCAGGCTTACCAGGCCTGGAAGCGCCGGGAAATGCCCGGCGAAGCCGTGGAGCGTGCCGCCCATGTCGACGACTTTGTCGCACGCATGCGCGGCCCGGCGCAGCGGGTGGCGCAAAACAGCGGCATCCCCGCCGAACTGATTTTGGCCCAGGCGGCATTGGAAACTGACTGGGGACGCCGGCAGATCACCACCGCCAGCGGTGCGGACAGCCACAACCTGTTCGGCATCAAGGCCGGTGGCCAGTGGCGCGGTGCGACCACCGAGGTGCTGACCACCGAGTACGACCAGGGTCAGGCACATAAACAAAGGGAAAGCTTTCGCGCCTACCCCAGCTACGACGCCGCCTTTGCCGACTACGCCCGGTTGATCGGCAACAACGACAACTATGCCGGCGTGCTCGCCGCGCCCAACCCTTTGCAGGCCGCCCGCGCGCTGCAGCAGGGCGGCTACGCCACCGATCCGCACTACGCCGACAAATTAATCTCGGTAATGGCCACCATCGGACCGCTGCGCGACGAAATCCAGACCGCGCGCCTGCAAGAAAATCGCTGA
- the fliM gene encoding flagellar motor switch protein FliM, giving the protein MPIEDLLSQEEIDTLLKGVSGDDESPAAARETPPDVHIRPYDPATQHRVIRERLHALDIINERFARYFRMGLFNLIRRSADITVDSVRYQSFSEFSRHVPVPTNINLLAMKPLRGTVLTVFPPNLVFMVVDNLFGGDGRFLAKSEGREFTRTEQRIIRRLLSLAVDAYQDAWRSVYPLEIEYLRSEMQAKFANITSSPNEIVVNTTFHLEVGNLASDFNIVIPYLMIEPLRQLLNGPLTDSDPEAERLWNKKMAGEITQSHIELVADFTEIDTSIGQVMALKAGDVLPIELPESILARVDGVPVMTCEYGSQNGQCALLVKDLIDHSAATGPTVGRFVKGPVPTAKDPAHD; this is encoded by the coding sequence ATGCCCATAGAAGACCTGTTGTCGCAGGAAGAGATCGATACCCTGCTCAAAGGCGTCAGCGGCGACGATGAATCGCCTGCCGCGGCCCGCGAAACACCTCCAGACGTGCATATCCGGCCTTACGACCCGGCCACCCAGCACCGGGTGATCCGCGAGCGCCTGCATGCCCTGGACATCATCAACGAACGCTTTGCCCGGTACTTTCGCATGGGCCTGTTCAACCTGATCCGGCGCAGTGCCGACATCACCGTGGACAGCGTGCGCTACCAGAGCTTCAGCGAGTTCTCGCGCCATGTGCCGGTGCCCACCAACATCAACCTGCTGGCGATGAAACCGCTGCGCGGCACGGTGCTGACCGTGTTCCCGCCCAACCTGGTGTTCATGGTGGTGGACAACCTGTTCGGTGGCGACGGGCGCTTCCTGGCCAAGTCCGAGGGGCGTGAATTCACCCGCACCGAGCAACGCATCATTCGCCGCCTGCTGAGCCTGGCCGTGGATGCCTACCAGGATGCCTGGCGCTCGGTGTACCCGCTGGAAATCGAATACCTGCGCTCGGAAATGCAGGCCAAGTTCGCCAACATCACCAGCTCGCCCAACGAAATCGTGGTCAACACCACCTTCCACCTGGAAGTCGGCAACCTGGCCAGCGACTTCAACATCGTCATCCCCTACCTGATGATCGAGCCCCTGCGCCAACTGCTCAACGGCCCACTGACCGACAGCGACCCGGAGGCCGAACGCCTGTGGAACAAAAAGATGGCCGGCGAAATCACCCAGTCGCACATCGAACTGGTGGCCGATTTTACCGAGATCGACACCAGCATTGGCCAGGTCATGGCACTGAAAGCAGGCGACGTGCTGCCCATCGAATTACCGGAAAGCATTCTGGCCCGGGTCGATGGCGTGCCCGTGATGACGTGCGAATACGGTAGCCAGAACGGCCAATGCGCCCTGCTAGTAAAAGACCTGATCGACCACTCCGCTGCCACTGGCCCGACCGTCGGCAGATTCGTCAAGGGCCCCGTGCCCACTGCCAAGGACCCCGCCCATGACTGA
- the fliN gene encoding flagellar motor switch protein FliN: MTDPNTPEPNNPEEAALADEWASALSDQADDGALEDDPWASALAEQEAAVEEQLQETPQRPAPKVFKPLTGQPGGGTLRDLDMIMDIPVKMSVELGRTRITIKQLLELAQGSVVGLDGLAGEPMDILINGYLIAQGEVVVVDEKYGIRITEIITPSERVQKLNR, encoded by the coding sequence ATGACTGACCCAAACACACCCGAGCCGAACAACCCCGAAGAAGCCGCGCTGGCAGACGAATGGGCCAGTGCCCTGTCCGATCAGGCCGACGACGGCGCCCTGGAAGACGACCCATGGGCCAGCGCCCTCGCCGAGCAGGAAGCGGCAGTGGAGGAACAACTCCAGGAAACCCCGCAGCGCCCGGCACCCAAGGTGTTCAAGCCGCTAACCGGGCAGCCGGGCGGCGGCACCCTGCGCGACCTCGACATGATCATGGACATCCCGGTCAAGATGAGCGTCGAACTGGGCCGCACGCGCATCACCATCAAGCAGTTGCTGGAACTGGCCCAAGGCTCAGTAGTGGGCCTGGATGGCCTGGCGGGCGAGCCCATGGACATCCTGATCAACGGCTACCTGATTGCCCAGGGCGAAGTAGTGGTGGTGGATGAAAAATACGGCATCCGCATTACCGAGATCATCACCCCCTCCGAACGCGTGCAGAAGCTCAACCGATGA
- the flgG gene encoding flagellar basal-body rod protein FlgG → MIRSLWTAKTGLEAQQSQMDVIANNLANVSTNGFKRSRAVFEDLVYQNMRQPGAQSTTQTKLPSGLQVGTGVRQVATERLHTQGNLEQTDSSEDLAINGTGFFEVDMPDGSTAYTRDGSFQLDANGQMVTSNGYTLTGGITIPSTATSVSVSSDGIVSVVQSGSATSTQVGQLNLALFINPAGLQSIGQNLYLETDASGTPTETTPGLNGGGTLSQGYVETSNVNVVEEMVSMIQTQRAYEINSKAVDASDQMLQRLTQL, encoded by the coding sequence ATGATCCGATCGCTGTGGACCGCAAAGACCGGACTGGAAGCCCAACAGTCGCAGATGGACGTGATTGCCAACAACCTGGCCAACGTCAGTACCAATGGCTTCAAGCGCTCGCGCGCGGTATTCGAAGACCTGGTGTACCAGAACATGCGCCAGCCCGGAGCCCAGAGCACCACCCAGACCAAGCTGCCTTCGGGCCTGCAGGTGGGCACGGGGGTGCGCCAGGTGGCGACCGAACGCCTGCACACCCAGGGCAACCTGGAGCAGACCGACAGCTCTGAAGACCTGGCCATCAACGGCACCGGCTTTTTCGAAGTGGACATGCCCGACGGCAGCACCGCCTACACCCGCGACGGCAGCTTTCAGCTGGACGCCAACGGCCAGATGGTCACGTCCAACGGCTACACCCTGACCGGCGGCATCACCATCCCCAGTACCGCCACTTCGGTGTCGGTCAGCTCCGACGGTATCGTCTCGGTGGTGCAGTCGGGCTCGGCTACCTCCACCCAAGTCGGCCAGTTGAACCTGGCACTTTTCATCAATCCGGCCGGCCTGCAGAGCATCGGCCAGAACCTGTACCTGGAAACCGATGCCTCGGGTACGCCCACCGAAACCACGCCGGGCCTCAACGGCGGCGGCACGCTGTCCCAGGGCTACGTGGAAACCTCTAACGTCAACGTGGTGGAGGAGATGGTCAGCATGATCCAGACCCAGCGCGCCTATGAGATCAATAGCAAGGCGGTGGACGCGTCGGACCAGATGCTGCAGCGCCTGACGCAACTATGA
- the fliQ gene encoding flagellar biosynthesis protein FliQ codes for MTPEMVMDLAYKGMRVTLFVAAPLLLTTLAVGLLISLFQAATQINESTLSFIPKIIGICAVLVIAGPLMMDTLLDFTRDLLTHLPRMVG; via the coding sequence ATGACGCCGGAAATGGTCATGGATCTGGCCTACAAAGGCATGCGCGTGACGCTGTTCGTGGCCGCCCCGCTGCTGCTGACAACCTTGGCCGTGGGCTTGCTGATCAGCCTGTTCCAGGCCGCCACCCAGATCAACGAATCGACCCTGTCGTTCATCCCCAAGATCATCGGTATCTGCGCGGTACTGGTGATCGCCGGGCCCTTGATGATGGATACCTTGCTGGACTTCACCCGCGACCTGCTCACCCACCTGCCGCGCATGGTCGGCTGA
- a CDS encoding flagellar basal body L-ring protein FlgH, giving the protein MPDSFKLCVCLAVVLLGGCEVLPRTPVVKDENMVVPPLPPRDMDGSIYQLSRLQPLFEDRRPRMVGDTLTITLNEQVSASKNSASNAGRSGSTGISMKATSSRASQEGSYGLDASVDNDFTGSGGSKATNSFTGTIAVAVMQIMPNGNLRVRGEKQIAINQGTEYIRFSGLINPRTITGDNTVSSTQVSEARIEYVGDGYINEAQRMGWLHRLFLNVSPF; this is encoded by the coding sequence ATGCCCGACTCATTCAAGCTGTGCGTGTGCCTGGCCGTGGTGCTGCTGGGGGGGTGCGAGGTGCTGCCGCGCACGCCGGTGGTCAAGGATGAAAACATGGTGGTGCCGCCCCTGCCGCCGCGCGACATGGACGGCTCGATTTACCAGCTCAGCCGTTTACAACCGCTGTTCGAAGACCGGCGCCCACGCATGGTGGGCGACACCTTGACCATTACGTTGAACGAGCAAGTCAGCGCCAGCAAGAACTCGGCGTCCAATGCCGGGCGCAGCGGCTCGACCGGCATCAGCATGAAAGCCACGTCCAGCCGCGCGTCGCAAGAGGGCAGCTACGGCCTGGATGCCTCGGTGGACAATGACTTCACCGGCAGTGGCGGCTCCAAAGCCACCAATTCCTTTACCGGCACCATCGCCGTGGCGGTGATGCAAATCATGCCCAACGGCAACCTGCGGGTGCGGGGCGAGAAGCAGATCGCGATCAACCAGGGCACCGAATACATCCGTTTTTCCGGCTTGATCAACCCGCGCACCATCACCGGCGATAACACCGTGTCTTCGACTCAGGTCTCCGAAGCGCGCATCGAGTACGTCGGCGACGGCTACATCAACGAAGCGCAGCGCATGGGCTGGCTGCATCGCTTGTTCCTCAACGTTTCTCCATTCTGA
- a CDS encoding flagellar basal body P-ring protein FlgI, with product MAKLNFLPGLAGTLLALLGLVATAQAEQIRDIAEFAGVRPNSLVGYGLVVGLDGSGDQTTQSPFTEQSLSNMLSQLGLTLPANANMQMRNIAAVMVTADLPAFARPGQQIDVVVSSFGNARSLRGGTLLMTPLKGADGDIYAMAQGNLLVGGAGGSANGSSVTVNQLAGGRIPRGAVVEREVQLRLGGNDGSLNLYLNDADFATAQRVVYAINTDFRRTVASALNGGTIALQGPISPNERVNFIARVEAISVLPADSRPKVIIDSRTGSVVLNSQVKLGRAAVAHGNLSVIIDTTNQVSQPGAFSQGQTASTANSSISVQEQGGALHLVEGSANLMDVVKGLNALGATPSDLMVILQALKAAGALHADLEII from the coding sequence ATGGCTAAACTAAATTTTTTGCCCGGGCTTGCGGGCACGTTGCTGGCGCTGCTCGGGCTGGTTGCCACGGCGCAGGCCGAACAGATCCGCGACATCGCCGAGTTTGCCGGCGTGCGCCCCAATAGCCTGGTCGGCTACGGCCTGGTGGTGGGCCTGGATGGCAGTGGCGACCAGACCACGCAGAGTCCGTTTACCGAGCAAAGCCTGAGCAACATGCTTTCGCAACTGGGCCTGACCCTGCCGGCCAACGCCAACATGCAGATGCGCAACATTGCTGCGGTGATGGTCACCGCCGACCTGCCGGCCTTCGCGCGGCCGGGGCAGCAAATCGACGTGGTGGTGTCCTCGTTCGGCAATGCCCGCAGCTTGCGCGGCGGTACCTTGTTGATGACGCCACTCAAGGGCGCCGATGGCGATATCTACGCCATGGCTCAGGGCAACCTGCTGGTAGGTGGTGCAGGTGGCTCGGCCAATGGCAGCAGCGTGACCGTCAACCAGCTGGCCGGCGGCCGCATCCCCCGTGGCGCGGTGGTCGAGCGCGAAGTGCAGTTGCGCCTGGGCGGCAACGACGGCAGCCTCAACCTGTACCTCAACGACGCCGACTTCGCCACGGCGCAGCGGGTGGTCTACGCCATCAACACGGACTTCCGGCGCACCGTGGCCTCGGCCCTCAACGGCGGCACCATCGCCTTGCAAGGGCCGATATCGCCCAACGAAAGGGTGAACTTCATTGCCCGTGTCGAAGCCATTTCGGTGCTGCCGGCAGATTCACGGCCCAAGGTCATCATCGATTCGCGCACCGGCTCCGTAGTGCTCAACAGCCAGGTCAAACTGGGCCGCGCGGCGGTTGCCCACGGTAACCTCTCGGTGATCATCGACACCACCAACCAGGTCAGCCAGCCGGGTGCGTTCAGCCAGGGCCAGACGGCGAGCACCGCCAACAGCAGTATCTCGGTGCAGGAGCAAGGTGGTGCGTTGCACCTGGTGGAGGGCAGCGCCAACCTGATGGACGTGGTCAAGGGCCTCAATGCCCTGGGCGCCACGCCTTCGGACCTGATGGTGATTTTGCAGGCACTCAAGGCAGCGGGCGCATTGCATGCCGACCTGGAGATCATCTGA
- the flgK gene encoding flagellar hook-associated protein FlgK, which yields MSIISIGVSGLNAAQVALTTSSNNITNVYTDGYNLETAKLAASTSGGVEVTTVDRTFDQFIATQLNASTSTESALSTYSTEVSQIDDLLSDSTSDLDTLMQDFFSSLQTLTSDAGDSATREEVIGSAETLTSQFNLLGSYLDDMQSSVSDQIGDSVDQVNDLTSQIASLNKQISNLGSVSDSAANTLLDQRDALVTSLSALVDVDVTEEDNGSYSVSLSNGLSLVSGSKSSELVATASSSDPEQTTVSYVDAAGNVTSLADLTITGGTLGGLLSFQNDTLSTAQNALGQMAVALAVSFNALQESGVDLNGDTGTAFFSVADPVIYSDADNTGSASLSATFSDDISDLTTSNYTVSYSDSDGYSVTDASTGEAVDATYDATAGTLTFGGLSVSISGTAADGDSFLIKPLSNAASSLTTVIDDPSLIAAGTTSGESDNSVALLMLDLQNQDLVGGSSTLSEAYASLVNDIGSTTSSISTQLDSQTSVTEQLTTLQSSSSGVNLDEEAADLVRYQAYYQACAKIVEVGSTVLDTILGLDA from the coding sequence ATGAGCATTATATCGATCGGTGTCAGCGGCCTGAATGCCGCACAAGTCGCGCTGACCACCAGCAGCAACAACATCACCAACGTGTACACCGATGGCTATAACCTGGAGACCGCGAAGCTGGCCGCGAGTACCTCCGGCGGGGTAGAGGTGACGACCGTTGATCGTACCTTCGATCAGTTTATCGCAACCCAGCTCAATGCTTCCACCAGCACCGAAAGTGCCTTGAGCACGTATTCCACCGAAGTGTCGCAGATCGATGACCTGCTCAGTGACAGCACCTCGGACCTGGACACCCTGATGCAGGACTTTTTCTCGTCGCTGCAAACCCTGACCTCCGACGCCGGCGACTCCGCCACCCGCGAAGAAGTGATCGGCTCGGCCGAAACCCTGACCTCGCAGTTCAACCTGCTGGGCAGCTACCTGGACGATATGCAAAGCAGCGTTTCGGACCAGATCGGTGACTCGGTGGACCAGGTCAACGACCTGACCAGCCAGATTGCCAGCCTGAACAAACAAATCAGCAACTTGGGCAGCGTCAGCGACAGCGCCGCCAATACCTTGCTTGACCAACGTGACGCCCTGGTTACCTCGCTCAGTGCCCTGGTCGATGTCGACGTCACCGAAGAAGACAACGGCAGCTACAGCGTCAGCCTGAGCAACGGCCTGTCGCTGGTGTCCGGCTCCAAGAGCTCGGAGCTGGTGGCCACGGCGTCGTCCAGCGACCCCGAGCAGACCACCGTCAGCTACGTGGACGCGGCGGGCAATGTCACCTCGCTGGCGGACTTGACCATTACCGGCGGCACCCTGGGCGGCCTGCTGAGCTTCCAGAACGACACTCTGAGCACCGCGCAAAATGCCCTGGGGCAAATGGCCGTGGCCCTCGCCGTATCGTTCAACGCCTTGCAGGAAAGCGGCGTGGACCTCAACGGCGATACCGGCACGGCATTCTTCTCCGTGGCGGACCCGGTGATCTACAGCGATGCCGATAACACCGGCAGTGCCAGCCTGAGCGCGACCTTTTCCGATGACATCAGCGACCTGACCACCAGCAACTACACCGTCAGCTACTCGGACAGCGATGGCTACAGCGTGACCGACGCCTCCACGGGCGAGGCCGTGGACGCCACTTACGACGCCACGGCGGGTACCCTGACTTTCGGCGGCCTGAGCGTGAGCATCAGCGGAACCGCCGCCGACGGCGACAGCTTCCTGATCAAGCCATTGAGCAACGCGGCCAGCAGCTTGACCACGGTCATCGATGACCCCTCGTTGATCGCCGCCGGTACCACCAGCGGCGAAAGCGACAACAGTGTCGCGCTGCTGATGCTCGACCTGCAGAACCAGGACCTTGTCGGTGGTTCGTCGACCTTGAGCGAAGCCTATGCCTCGCTGGTCAACGACATCGGCAGCACCACCAGCTCGATCAGTACCCAACTGGACTCCCAGACCAGCGTCACCGAACAATTGACCACCCTGCAGTCGTCCTCGTCGGGCGTGAACCTGGATGAAGAGGCCGCGGACCTGGTGCGCTACCAGGCCTATTACCAGGCCTGCGCGAAAATCGTCGAAGTGGGCTCCACGGTGCTCGACACCATACTTGGCCTCGACGCCTGA